TCGTCCTCGCCTTCATTCTACCCGCACGGGATTAGTTCCAACCTCACCTCATTGAACCTCGTGATTATCCTCTGCGCACACTTCAGGTAAAGCTCCGTTCTCGGCCCCTTATCTTGATACCCCCCATTTATCTGATATACCACAATCATGGAGTCACTAAACACATTCAAATTCTTCACCTTCATTTCCATAGCTAGCTTGAGACCGTtgatcagggcttcatattcagcatcattgttggttgcaTGAAAGGCCAGATGAGTCGCGCGTCTGATCTTGTGCGCCTCCGAACTGATTAACTCAATTCCAGCTCCTGCACCATCACCATTAGAGGCTCCATCCATAAATAGGCTCCACCACGGGGCACTATTTTCGCTCTCCAGCCCGACTTCTTCTGTGCTAGGTATGAAAACAAGGGCTCCCGACTCCACTTCTTGATGTGGAGGAAATTCTAACATAAAATCGACCAGGGCTTGGCCTTTGATTGTGGTCcttggcttataatccacctcgaATTGGCCGAGCTTAACCGTCCACTTCAGCATTCGACCAGAAGACTCCGGTTTGTGCATTACTTGCCTGAGGGGGTAGGAGGTTCGCACTTCTATCCTGTGCGCCTGAAAATAGGGCCTGAGCTTTCAGGAGGCCAGGATC
This genomic interval from Apium graveolens cultivar Ventura chromosome 8, ASM990537v1, whole genome shotgun sequence contains the following:
- the LOC141680677 gene encoding uncharacterized protein LOC141680677; the protein is MHKPESSGRMLKWTVKLGQFEVDYKPRTTIKGQALVDFMLEFPPHQEVESGALVFIPSTEEVGLESENSAPWWSLFMDGASNGDGAGAGIELISSEAHKIRRATHLAFHATNNDAEYEALINGLKLAMEMKVKNLNVFSDSMIVVYQINGGYQDKGPRTELYLKCAQRIITRFNEAKGGVKYAGVTVDYCTKWAEAEPLATITAKKFKVFVHRTIVCRYGIPYKLISDNRKQLNSKEM